In the Sarcophilus harrisii chromosome 3, mSarHar1.11, whole genome shotgun sequence genome, one interval contains:
- the LOC100932010 gene encoding zinc finger protein 69 homolog, giving the protein MPGPRRELEPEEMAPGSRRPPAQKLVRLKDVIVDFTPEEWALLDHSQKKLYKEVMVENTQNLLSLGLPVSREDLISHFEQGEVPSMLEREGPRNFCQGE; this is encoded by the exons ATGCCTGGCCCAAGGAGGGAGCTGGAGCCAGAGGAGATGGCCCCCGGGAGCCGCAGGCCCCCAGCCCAG AAGTTGGTGAGATTGAAGGATGTGATTGTGGATTTCACCCCAGAGGAGTGGGCCCTTTTGGACCATTCTCAGAAAAAGCTGTACAAGGAAGTCATGGTGGAGAATACCCAGAACCTGCTCTCCCTGG GTCTTCCAGTTTCCAGAGAAGATTTGATCTCCCATTTTGAGCAAGGAGAAGTGCCATCGATGCTGGAGAGAGAAGGCCCAAGAAACTTTTGTCAAGGTGAGTGA